A single window of Shewanella sp. Choline-02u-19 DNA harbors:
- a CDS encoding rhodanese-like domain-containing protein, with the protein MSEPILSTLSSCQPGDKCWQLIEQGATVIDVRSPQEFADGHLPNAINVPLDALAAWVVRINNPQQMFLLYCGAGIRAQKGCDILNASGLASVVNAGALKDLLACKPQG; encoded by the coding sequence ATGTCTGAACCTATACTTTCGACGCTGTCTAGCTGTCAGCCAGGAGATAAGTGTTGGCAGCTTATCGAACAAGGCGCCACTGTTATTGATGTTCGTAGTCCTCAAGAGTTCGCTGACGGCCATCTGCCAAACGCGATCAATGTGCCGCTGGATGCCTTGGCGGCATGGGTAGTCCGTATCAACAACCCACAACAAATGTTTCTACTCTACTGCGGCGCGGGTATCCGAGCGCAAAAGGGCTGCGATATACTTAACGCCAGCGGTTTAGCCAGTGTGGTTAATGCTGGCGCCCTTAAAGATCTATTGGCTTGTAAGCCGCAGGGCTAG
- a CDS encoding beta-ketoacyl-ACP synthase produces MNPLPRRVVITGIGGISALGHDWQTIASSLKAKKNCVVRLDEWDKFEDLNTRLAAPITDFEKPAHYSRKKIRSMGRVSIMATRASELALMDANLLDDPVVTSGAMGIAYGSSTGSTEPIIAFGDMLKTGDMSGVTATSYIRMMAHTTAVNVGVFFGLKGRVHTTSSACTSGSQGIGYAYEAIKYGQQDLMLAGGGEELCPTAAVVFDTLFATSTQNDTPSQTPKPFDKQRDGLVIGEGACTLVLEDLEHAQARGVRIYAEIVGFGTNSDGLHVTQPNAGTMEKSIRLALKDAAIDASSIGYVNAHGTATERGDIAETQATNAVFGPSQPISSLKSYTGHTLGACGALEAWVSIQMMNEGWFAPTLNLTEIDPECAQLDYIQNDIRLLETDYVMSNNFAFGGINTSLIFKKWST; encoded by the coding sequence TGTTCGACTCGATGAGTGGGACAAATTTGAGGATCTAAATACTCGTTTAGCCGCGCCTATTACTGATTTTGAGAAACCCGCGCATTATTCTCGCAAAAAAATTCGCTCAATGGGCCGAGTCTCCATTATGGCAACACGAGCCAGCGAACTGGCTTTAATGGATGCCAACCTGCTTGATGACCCTGTGGTGACATCGGGGGCGATGGGGATCGCTTACGGCTCATCCACCGGCAGTACCGAACCCATTATCGCTTTTGGCGATATGCTGAAAACCGGGGATATGTCAGGCGTCACAGCGACCAGTTACATTAGGATGATGGCCCACACCACCGCGGTAAATGTTGGCGTTTTTTTTGGTTTAAAAGGACGAGTGCATACTACCAGTAGTGCTTGCACCTCCGGAAGCCAAGGAATTGGTTATGCTTATGAAGCCATAAAATATGGCCAACAAGACCTTATGCTTGCCGGTGGTGGTGAAGAGTTATGCCCAACTGCGGCCGTTGTGTTCGATACCCTTTTTGCCACCAGCACTCAAAACGATACACCGTCACAAACGCCTAAGCCATTTGATAAGCAGCGTGATGGATTAGTGATTGGTGAAGGCGCTTGCACCTTAGTGCTTGAGGATCTCGAACACGCCCAAGCCCGTGGCGTTAGAATCTATGCTGAAATCGTCGGTTTTGGTACCAACTCAGATGGCTTACATGTCACCCAGCCAAACGCAGGAACGATGGAAAAATCTATCCGACTCGCGCTTAAAGATGCTGCTATTGACGCCAGTAGTATCGGTTACGTCAATGCCCACGGCACGGCAACTGAACGTGGCGATATCGCCGAAACACAGGCGACCAACGCCGTGTTTGGCCCATCACAGCCGATTTCATCACTTAAAAGTTACACTGGCCACACCCTTGGCGCTTGCGGTGCACTTGAAGCTTGGGTCAGTATTCAGATGATGAACGAGGGCTGGTTTGCCCCCACACTGAACCTTACCGAGATTGATCCTGAATGTGCTCAGCTCGACTACATTCAGAATGATATAAGGTTACTCGAGACTGATTATGTCATGAGTAACAACTTTGCCTTTGGTGGGATTAATACTTCACTGATTTTTAAGAAGTGGTCGACATAA